Genomic DNA from Carnobacterium divergens DSM 20623:
TTGGATCGTCAAGCTCGCTATCAAGATTTTGAAACAGCGACGTTAGCCATTCACAATGGAGCTCGTTTTATTTCTACCAATAAAGATACTAATCTACCTAGTGAAAAAGGATTAGTTCCAGGAGCAGGTGCGTTGACGGCGTTATTGATAGCTTCAACAAAGCAGCAACCTACCTATATTGGGAAACCAGAAGCGATTATTATGAATGAAGCTTTAGGTGTGATTGGTTTAGCAAAAGAAGAGGTCCTAATGGTTGGAGATAACTATGAGACAGACATTATGGCAGGAATCAAAAATGACATCGATAGCTTACTCGTGTTTTCTGGTTTTACAAAGCCAGAAGATTTGCTCAACGTCAAAGAGCAGCCTACTTATAAAGTCCCTTCATTAGATGATTGGTCATTAAGATGAAACAAAAAGCAATTCAACTAGGTGGAGTCACGCTATTGATTCTATTTATTCTGTCAATTTCAATTGCGCTGACAATTAATGTAACGATTCTTTATCGCGTAGATATCTCGTTATTAGCAATTGATCAACAGTCAGGCTTGTCGAAGGCAGTATTAATGGATAATTACCATCAATTACTGAATTATTTAAACCTCCCTTGGATTCGATCATTAGAAATGCCAGATTTTCCTAGTTCTGCGAATGGATTGAATCACTTTTTTGAAGTGAAACGGTTATTTTTAGTTGATTACCTAGTTGTGCTTATCAGTGGAATAGGAAGTCTTTTCTTTATCCGCTATTTAAAAAGATACCAATTAGGTTGGACGTTGATTAGACCCTTTCAAGTATTAATAGTAGCTCCAGTTGTGCTTGGAGTTGTGATGATGATTAGCTTCGATCAATTGTTTATCGTATTTCATGAAGTCTTGTTTAACAATGAAGATTGGATGTTTAATCCATCAACAGACCCAATTATTAACGTGCTTCCAGAAGCCTTTTTTATGCATTGCTTTATTTTAGCAATCTTATTAATGGAAATTCAATTTATTATTGGGTATTATTGGTCAAAAAAACAGATTCGCATCTAAGCGAATCTGTTTTTTTTAAGCTGTTTTTTTCATCTTTCCACGAATAAACGTAACAATCATTGGAATTAATGAAACAAAGATAATCCCTAAGACAACGATTGTAAAATTGTCTCTTACATAAGGAATATTTCCAAAAAAGAAACCAGCTAGGCAGCATAGCAATACCCAAACCGCGCCACCGATAAAGTTGTAACGGATAAAGTAACCATAATGCATCCGACTTGCACCCGCAATAAAAGGAGCAAAAGTTCGAATGAAGGGCATAAAACGAGCAATTAAAATTGTTTTTCCGCCATGCTTATTAAAGAAAGCTTCTGCTTTTTCCATTTTTTCTTTATTTAAGACTTTTCCCAGCAAACTATCTTCTGGAATCGAAAGCCCAACTTTTTTCCCAATTTCATAGTTTACCGTGTCTCCAATAATAGCGGCAGCCGCAAAAACAGCGATGAGAATCCAAATATTTAAATGGATAGCGGGTAAAGCTGCTAGCGCACTGGCTGCAAACAGTAGAGAATCACCTGGTAGAAATGGAAAAATGACTAATCCAGTTTCAATAAACACGATTAAAAATAGTATGACATACGTCCAAATTCCAAATTGGTCAATAATTGTTACTAAATGCTGATCAATATGTAAAATAAAATCGATCAGTCCATAAATGACAGACATAATTAAGTTCCCTCTATTCTTATTTTAGTATTAAACGTAATAATTGTAGCATAAAAACAAGTCTCTGAGTATCTATTTTCCAATTGTTTAAGGAATCTTACAGATAGCTAGGCAAGGACTTCACTGGGTAATATCACTTTTAGTAGGATCTGAATGGGCTAAACGACTAGCAGCAGCTGCTGCAATAGCTCCAACGATATCATCTAAAAAAGTATGAATTTCGCCAGGAACATGACTATTTAAACGTTTTAAAATACCTGGTTTTACTTTATCAATGTACCCAAAGTTGGTTAACCCAATTGATCCATAAACATTCACAATAGAAAGAGCCATAATTTCGTCAATTCCGTACAAGCCCTCATCTTCAGCGATAATATCTTGTAACGGTTGAATCAATTTATTTTCTTCAGCTAGTATATCTAACTGAATTCCTGTAATAATAGCATTTTGAACTTCGCGTTTTTTCAAAACAGCATGCACATTTTCTAAACAAATAGCCAACGTTAAATCTTCAATATAAGATTGTTGTAAAAACATAACAAGCTCGGCGATATCTGTCAATTCAACTTTACGTTCTTTCAATAACTCTAACGATTTACGATATAATTCTGTTGTATCTTTTACCAAATTCATCCACTCCATTCTATCTATCTAGTATACCTTATTTCATAAAAAAATTCATAAAGCAAAGCGAATGATTCCGCTAGTACTTGTAAACCATGTTATACTAACCCTAACAGATTAAAAAAAGGAGGGTATAAATGAAACCAATCGTTGAATTTTGTGTTAATAATGTAGCAAATGGCGGACAAATTGTCCTCGATAAATTAGAAGCAGACGATCTAGTAGAAGTTGTTACATATGACTGTTTAAATGAATGTGTCATCTGTGCGCAAGATTTTTTTGCATTAGCAGAAGGCAAACTAGTTCGTGCAAAAACAACAGATGATTTAATCAAAGGTATTTACCAATCGTTAGAAGAAGAAGGTTGGCTATAAAAAAACACCGTTACTAGTAGAAAGTAACGGTGTTTATGCGTTTAAAATAGACTAGTACTATGCATGGGTTGAACTCTTGAATCTGGATTGATGTAACTCATTGCATTATTAATCGCAGTAGGAGCTTCCCCAAAACCTGCAGCAATCAATTTGATTTTGCCATCATACGTACAAATGTCACCAGCAGCATAAATGCCTTCAATCGTTGTTTCCATCTTACTGTTCACCACAATCGCATTTTTATCGATTTCAAGTCCCCAATCTTTAATACTCCCAATTGAAGAACTAAAACCATAATTTACTAAGAAATTATCAACTTCCAGATCTTCAACCCCGTCACCTCGGACTTCCTTTAAGGTGATACTCGTTAAACTCTTCCCACTACCATTGATTTTTGCAGGAACAAAAGGCGTTTTTAAGTGAACTGAAGATTGAGCCAATAAGGAAACACTATGTTCATGGGCTCGGAATTGATTTCTTCGGTGAATCAGAAAAACCTCTTTAGCAATTGGCTCTAACATCAAAGCCCAATCGACAGCTGAATCTCCACCGCCACAAACCGCTACTTTGCGATCCTTAAATTGTTCCATATTATCAACAAAATAGTGAAGAGAAGTTCCTTCAAACTGACGAGCATGTTCAATTTCCAATTTACGTGGTTGGAAAGCGCCATTACCAGCAGTCACAATAATCGCTTTTGAATAATGAATGCCTTGATCTGTTTCTAAAACAAATAATTTATCTTGATTTTTAGTAACGACAAGAACTTCTTCTTCTAAACAAATCGTTGTATCAAACCGCTCCATTTGTTTGGTTAAATTATGAACTAAATCCTGCGCCTTAATTTCTGGAAACCCAGCAATATCATAAATATATTTTTCTGGGTATAGAGTAGAAAGTTGGCCACCTAATTTAGGTAAGCTTTCAATGATTTTTACTTTTGCGTTTCGCATGCCCCCGTAGAAGGCAGCAAACATACCAACAGGTCCACCACCAATGATGGTTATGTCAAATACGTCTTTTGTATGTTCCAATTTAAATTCCTCCATACTTGAAATGGGATTGCTCTGAGAATGATTATCAGTATAGCACAAATTCCCTTAGATTACATATAAAGAATAAAACTAAAAAAACTTTAATCTCAATTCTATGATAAATAGAAGAAATTAAAGAAGTAAAAGATTATAAAACATGAAAAAGGGACATTAAAAAATGAACAAAATAAGCGATACAAACACCCGTTACCATTCCAAATAACACTTCTAGTGGTTTATGACCTAAATATTCTTTAATGTGTTTGTCTTTTTGCTGCTCTCTACGCAACGATTCTTTAGCCTGTTGATCTTTTAACTTTAAATTTTGCAAATCAATGATTAGTTGATTTAAAACAAGACCCTGTTCACCACTTTGTCTACGAACACCCATCGCATCAAACATCACAATGACGCCAAATGTGACAGCGATTGCCACTAATGGGGAGTTCCAACCATGCTGAATCACTAATGAAGCAATCAGCGCAGTAACACTAGCTGAGTGAGAACTAGGCATCCCGCCTGTTGAGGCTGCTAAAGCCCATGTTGTTTTCTTTTTTAGCAAAAAAGCAATCGGAACCTTTACAACTTGTGAAAAACAAATAGCTGTCAAAGCGGAAATTAAAGGGAAATTGGTTAGAAAGCTCATCGACATCATCCTTTAAAAAATTAAGATTTTTAATAACTTCATCATATCATGAATTGTTCCTAGAGAGGAGATTTTTCAAAAATTTAAAAAGAAAAGTTGGCAAAATAGCTTAAATTTAGTTATGATAGACAAGTAAACAAAAAGTAGGAGGTTTTATAACAATGACTCAATTTCCACAACTAACAACAGAAGTAGCAGAAAATGAAGAACTAGTTACTTTAAAAACAACAATGGGTGATATTAAAATTAAATTATTCCCAGAAGTTGCCCCTAAAACAGTTGAAAACTTTTTAGGACTAGCTAAAAAAGGCTATTACGATGGTGTGATTTTTCACCGTGTAATTCCTGATTTTATGATTCAAGGTGGCGACCCAACTGGTACAGGTATGGGCGGAGAAAGCTTGTGGGGAGATTCATTCAATGATGAATTTTCAAAAGAAGTGTTTAACTTAAACGGTGCACTTTCAATGGCTAACGCTGGACCAAACACAAATGGCAGCCAATTCTTTATCGTATCAAACACAAACGTACCAGAAAACATGGTGTCACAATTAGAAGGCGCGGGCTATCCAAAAGAAATCATCGAAGCATACTCTAAAAATGGTGGAACACCATGGTTAGACTTCCGTCATTCAGTTTTTGGTCAAGTCGTTGACGGTATGGATGTCGTTTATGAAATTGAAAAAGTAAAACGTGGACCTCAAGATAAACCTGTAAATGGTGTTAGAATTGAATCTGTAGAAATCGCATAAACTAAAACTGCTCAACTCTGAAAAGATTTGAGCAGTTTTTTTATAAAAAAATGAAAACGCCCTCATTTTCATTCGGATTTATGCTACAATAAATAGGAAAAAGGGAAGAGCTAAAAGGAGAGTAAAAAAATGAACTATGGCGCAATTGAAGCAGGTGGCACAAAATTTGTTTGTGCAGTTAGTAATGAAGCATTTGAAATCATCGAACGAATCAGTATTCCAACGACAACCCCAGAGGAGACTCTTCAACAAGTATTTGCATTTTTTGATAATTACCAACTAGATGCAATCGGAATTGGCTCATTCGGTCCAATTGATGTTAATTTAAAATCCAGCACATACGGCTATGTTACAACAACCCCAAAAGTTGCTTGGACAAACTATGATTTTCTAGGTGCAGTAAAAGAGCGTTACCAGATACCAGTAGGCTGGACAACAGATGTTAATGCCGCAGCGCTAGGTGAAATCAAAAAAGGCGCAGCAATAGGAACCGAAAGTTGCCTTTATTTAACCGTTGGAACAGGAGTAGGTGGTGGCGCTGTCATGAATGGAAAGCTACTACAAGGATTTGGACATCCAGAAATGGGACATATTTTAGTCCGTCTTCATCCAGATGAAACCTATAAAGGTACTTGTCCTTACCATGAAAATTGCCTAGAAGGCTTAGCAGCAGGACCGGCAATCGAAGCACGTCACGGGAAAAAAGGACATCATTTAGCGGATGAAAAACACGTTTGGGAAATGGAAGCCTACTATTTAGCGCAAGCATTGATGAACTACACGTTGATTTTAAGCCCAGAAAGAATTGTATTGGGTGGTGGTGTGATGAAACAAGAACAATTATTCCCACTAGTACGTCAAGAATTTAAGAAAATGCTAGCAGGTTATGTTCAAGTTCCTCCATTAGATGAGTACATCGTCCCACCAGCACTTGGAGATAATGCTGGAATTACAGGTTGCCTACTACTAGCAGCAGACAGTCTATAAAAAATACCATTCAGTCCTTTAAAGACTGAATGGTATTTTTAATGAGTAAACGCATATTTAATTCGTTTTAACCCTTCGACTAAAGTTGTTCTTGATGTGGCAATATTCATCCGAAGAAATTGACTACCAGCAGGACCAAAGTCAATGCCTGCATTCAACCCAATTTTTCCTACCTCCACAAAATGCTGAGTCAAGGCTTGGTCCTCTAATCCTAAAGAAGAAGCATTAAACCAAACTAAGTAAGTTCCTTGTGGTTTGACAACCATTACTTCAGGTAATTCAGTTGCAAAAAAGTCTACTACCAAAGCTAAGTTTCCTTCCAGATAGTCTAAACAGTCAGCTAACCAATCATCACCTAATCGATAAGCTGCTTCTGTTGCTACATAACCGAAAGTATTAATGCCACTTTGTTCTGATTTATGTTGTTCTTGAACCAATAGATTTCGTAAACCTTCATTATAAACGTAAATCATTGAATTCTTTGTTCCAGCCATATTAAATGTTTTTGTTGCAGCCGTTAAGGTAACAACAAAATCCTGATAACGTTCATCAATCGTTACGACTGAAGTAAAACGATGTGGATTAAAAATCAGATCACCATGAATCTCATCACTTACTAAAATAACCTTGTATTTATAACACAGTTCACTAAGCTGTATCAATTCGTCTTTTGACCAAACTCGTCCACCAGGATTATGAGGATTACATAAAATAAACAATTTTACATCCTTTGTTTTGAATTGCTGTTCTATTTCTTCAAAATTCATGACAAACTGGTTATCTTTAATTGTCAGTTCAGAACGAAGGACCTTTCGTTGATTGGCAGTAATCATAGACGTAAAGGGAGGATATACTGGATCGTGAATCATAACGTTATCCTCAGGTGAGGTAAAGGCATTGACAACTAACGCGAGACTAGGCACAACACCTGGTGAAAATAAAATAGCCTCTCTTGTTAAAGACATATTGTGTTTCTGTTGCTGCCAATCAATAATTGCCTCATAAAGTGAATCAGGTGCTTTTGTATACCCCAAAACAGGACAGTTTTCCAAGGTGTTTTTTAAAGCATCCAACACAACTTTTGGCGTTTTAAAATCCATATCAGCAATCCACATTGGTAAAACCTCAGTTGATCCATAACGATCTTCCAACGTATCCCATTTAATCGAGTTTGTTTCTAAGCGATTAATAACCTCATCAAAATGACTTTCCATAAAATTCCCCCTTAAATAAAAACATTCTATATAGAGTAGTATACTGCATTGAAGACGTTTTCTCAAAAATAGTTACACGAATAAATAAGTAAAAATTCCCCATTTCTAAAAAAGTGGTGCTATAATGAACTAGAATTGATTCATGAAAATCTAAACAAAAGAGGTGAAAACATGAACTACAAAATCGGAACTATTGTAAAAGGCAAAGTAACCGGCATTCAGCCATACGGAGCATTTGTCTCGTTAGATAAAGAAACGCAGGGACTTGTTCATATTTCAGAATGCAAACATGGCTTTGTTAAAAATTTAAATGATGTTCTTCAAGTTGGAGAAGAAATCGAAGTAATGGTTATTGACGTTGATGAGTACACTAAGAAAATCAGTTTATCAATGCGATCACTTGAAGAAAATGTTACATTCCAATACCACCATAAAAAACGCAAAAACAGGCAAGACAAAGCAGTCAAACCAGGATTTCAATCCATTGCGAAAATGCTACCAAAATGGATTGAAGAAGCTAAAAAAGATGAGAAAGCCCGAAACAATTAATTAATTATTAATTAGAGCTTTTAATTTTAAAAAATTATGTTATGATACAAATTGTACTATTTCTAGAAGTTAAAATTATAGTGTGGGGTGCATATAAAATGATTGAGAAACAATGGGTTGCAGGAACCGTAATGGCTCTTGATAAGGATGGAAAGTCCGTATTTTTAGTTGCCAATCAGTCTGGCAAAGCAGATGACTTTTCTTTTCCGGCAACAAAACTATCAAAAGATAGAACTGGTTTAGCCAGTATTTTAGAAGATTTAAAAGAGAAATTAACCATTGAAGTCTCATCATTAAATTTATTTGAACTAACAAATGCCGTAGTAGATGACATGCGAATTCCTTTATTTGTATTTGAAATGCCAAAAGAAATGGAAAATTTAGAAATGCTTTTAAAACCTTCAGAATCCAATTTGTCATGGCAGCACACAAGTGCTTTGAGAGATGCATTGAAAACTTGGGAAATCTCAGGAGTACCACAATTTTAAATATAACTAAAACAGGAAGCTCTTATTTAAAAGAACTTCCTGTTTTTTCTTGCATTTTCCTTCAAAAACTACTAAAGTAGAAAGGGAATACAAAGCTTGTAAAATTTAATATCGGAGGGTAAAATATGCCACATATTCAATTTGATTATTCAAAAATCGACCAATTTTTACAACCACACGAAGTTGATTACTTACAACAACAAGTAACAACGGCAGATGAGATGCTACGTAAAGGAACAGGACAAGGCAGTGACTTCTTAGGGTGGATTGATTTACCAACTGCTTACGATAAAGAAGAATTTAGCAGAATTAAAGCTGCAGCTAAAAAAATTCAATCAGATTCTGAAATCCTGATTGTAATTGGTATTGGCGGTTCTTATTTAGGAGCAAAAGCTGCTTTAGACTTTTTAAACCACTCATTCTATAACCTAATAGGCAAAGAAGACCGTAAAGCACCACAAATTTTCTTTGCTGGAAATAGCATTAGTTCAAGCTACCTACATGATTTAATTGAAGTAATTGGCGACCGTGATTTCTCAGTAAACATCATTTCAAAATCAGGTACAACAACAGAACCTGCAATCGCATTCCGCGTCTTTAAAGAATTACTAATTAAAAAATACGGAGCAGAAGAAGCTAAAAAACGTATTTATGCAACAACAGACAAAGCTCGTGGCGCTTTAAAAGAAGAAGCCAACGCAGAAGGATACGAATCGTTTATTATCCCAGATGATGTAGGAGGACGTTTCTCTGTTTTAACACCCGTTGGATTATTGCCAATCGCAGCAAGTGGAGCAGATATTGATGCTTTAATGAAAGGTGCTGCTGACGCTAGCGTTGCTTATTCAAGTGATAAACTAGAAGAAAACGAAGCATATCAATATGCAGCTGTTCGTAATGCTTTATACCGCAAAGGAAAAGTAACCGAGCTTTTAATCAACTATGAACCAAGTCTACAATACTTCTCAGAATGGTGGAAACAGTTATTCGGAGAGTCAGAAGGAAAAGACCAAAAAGGCATCTATCCATCAAGTGCAAACTTTTCAACTGATTTACACTCCCTAGGACAATATATCCAAGAAGGACGTCGCAATATCTTTGAAACAGTTATCAAAGTAGACAAAGCACGTCATGATATTAAAATCCCAGTAACAGAATCAGACTTAGACGGTTTAGGTTATTTACAAGGAAAAGAAATTGATTTTGTAAACACAAAAGCATTCCAAGGAACATTATTGGCACACACAGATGGAGAAGTTCCTAACTTGTTAGTTACAATTCCAGAAACAGATGCGTACACATTAGGCTACTTGATGTACTTCTTTGAAATTGCAGTAGGAATTTCAGGTTATTTAAATGGTGTCAATCCATTCGACCAACCAGGAGTCGAAGCTTATAAAAAAAATATGTTCGCCCTTTTAGGTAAACCTGGTTTCGAAGAGTTAGCAAAAGAATTAAATGAACGTCTATAAAATATCTCATTAAACAAACTAAATAGACATGTACTTAAAAGTGCATGTCTATTTTTATATCTTACTATAGAAGAAAAGAGGGAAAAATGAATACACAACTAAAGTTAAACAAAGCCAGTATGAAGGAGTACACACTTATAACTGATTTGTTGATAGAATCTGCAAAATGGTTAAAAGCAAAAGGTTCTAAGCAATGGAACGGCATTTTGGAAGGAAAGGACAATCACGATACAAAATCAGCTATTGAAAGAGGAGATGTTTTTTATTTTACTAAGGGAGATGCCCTAGCCGGAATGTGTATTTTGTGGAATAAACAAAGTTCATGGGATCAGGAACTTTGGGGAGTAGACAAGAGTGATCATTATTTTTACTTGCATCGATTAGCGATTAATCGTCATTATTCAGGTCAAGGTATAGCGATGGAAATTCTCACTGAAGTGGAAAAATATAGCAAATCTAAAGGTAAAAAAGAAATTCGATTGGATTGTATTGCGGATAATAAAGTTTTAAATGCATTATATCAAAATGCAGGATTTAACTTTTTTAAAACAATTTACCAACATGATGCAGGAGAACAAATAGCAGATTTCAATTTGTATAAGTTAGATTGCTAAGTCTAAGCAATCTAACTTATCAATAAACACGTATGTAATAAGGTTTAACATGCGTTAAAATACTGGATTATCCAGTATGAAATCGGGTCTATAAATAGAATTGTACGGCTTATTAAAAAAATGTATAAAAATGTGTAGATTTCTATTGACCAATAATCAGAAACTTGGTATAGTAGTTGATGTCGCTAAGAGCTAATAACTCCTAGAAAGACATTGAAAAATGTTTTTAAATAAGTGTTGACAAACATTGATTGAATGTGATAATATTTCTAAGTCGTCAATTAAGAACGACGACAGATATGAATAATTATTCAATCGAAAAAATATTTATTCAAAAGTGTTGACAAACTTCTAAACGAATGTTAATATATAGAAGTTGTTAAAACGACAACGAAACAACTTAGACCTTTGAAAACTGAACAAAGTAAGACGAACCAAATGTGTAGGGTCTCTTGACTAGGTCAAGAGAAACAAACAAAATAGTGAATAATTATTCGCTAGCAATCAAAAATGAGCATAAGACTTCGGTCTTAATCATAACTTTTATATGAGAGTTTGATCCTGGCTCAGGACGAACGCTGGCGGCATGCCTAATACATGCAAGTCGAACGCACGAAGTTGAAAAGCTTGCTTTTCGACCAAGTGAGTGGCGGACGGGTGAGTAACACGTGGGTAACCTGCCCATAAGAGGGGGATAACATTCGGAAACGGATGCTAATACCGCATATTTCAAGTGACCGCATGGTCGCTTGATGAAAGGTGGCTTCGGCTACCACTTATGGATGGACCCGCGGTGCATTAGTTAGTTGGTGAGGTAATGGCTCACCAAGACCATGATGCATAGCCGACCTGAGAGGGTGATCGGCCACACTGGGACTGAGACACGGCCCAGACTCCTACGGGAGGCAGCAGTAGGGAATCTTCCGCAATGGACGAAAGTCTGACGGAGCAATGCCGCGTGAGTGAAGAAGGTTTTCGGATCGTAAAACTCTGTTGTTAGAGAAGAACAAGGATGAGAGTAACTGCTCATCCCCTGACGGTATCTAACCAGAAAGCCACGGCTAACTACGTGCCAGCAGCCGCGGTAATACGTAGGTGGCAAGCGTTGTCCGGATTTATTGGGCGTAAAGCGAGCGCAGGCGGTTCTTTAAGTCTGATGTGAAAGCCCCCGGCTCAACCGGGGAGGGTCATTGGAAACTGGAGAACTTGAGTGCAGAAGAGGAGAGTGGAATTCCATGTGTAGCGGTGAAATGCGTAGATATATGGAGGAACACCAGTGGCGAAGGCGACTCTCTGGTCTGTAACTGACGCTGAGGCTCGAAAGCGTGGGGAGCAAACAGGATTAGATACCCTGGTAGTCCACGCTGTAAACGATGAGTGCTAAGTGTTGGAGGGTTTCCGCCCTTCAGTGCTGCAGCTAACGCATTAAGCACTCCGCCTGGGGAGTACGACCGCAAGGTTGAAACTCAAAGGAATTGACGG
This window encodes:
- a CDS encoding TIGR01457 family HAD-type hydrolase; amino-acid sequence: MTYKGYLIDLDGTMYRGKEPIPAATRFIARLQEANIPFLFVTNNTTKSQEEVAENLATNFDIHVSKETVYTGSVATASYLKSLDKGNKVFVIGESGLKQELHEAGFIIEEKNPDYVVVALDRQARYQDFETATLAIHNGARFISTNKDTNLPSEKGLVPGAGALTALLIASTKQQPTYIGKPEAIIMNEALGVIGLAKEEVLMVGDNYETDIMAGIKNDIDSLLVFSGFTKPEDLLNVKEQPTYKVPSLDDWSLR
- a CDS encoding TIGR01906 family membrane protein; translation: MKQKAIQLGGVTLLILFILSISIALTINVTILYRVDISLLAIDQQSGLSKAVLMDNYHQLLNYLNLPWIRSLEMPDFPSSANGLNHFFEVKRLFLVDYLVVLISGIGSLFFIRYLKRYQLGWTLIRPFQVLIVAPVVLGVVMMISFDQLFIVFHEVLFNNEDWMFNPSTDPIINVLPEAFFMHCFILAILLMEIQFIIGYYWSKKQIRI
- a CDS encoding DedA family protein, which codes for MYGLIDFILHIDQHLVTIIDQFGIWTYVILFLIVFIETGLVIFPFLPGDSLLFAASALAALPAIHLNIWILIAVFAAAAIIGDTVNYEIGKKVGLSIPEDSLLGKVLNKEKMEKAEAFFNKHGGKTILIARFMPFIRTFAPFIAGASRMHYGYFIRYNFIGGAVWVLLCCLAGFFFGNIPYVRDNFTIVVLGIIFVSLIPMIVTFIRGKMKKTA
- a CDS encoding phosphatidylglycerophosphatase A family protein, with the protein product MNLVKDTTELYRKSLELLKERKVELTDIAELVMFLQQSYIEDLTLAICLENVHAVLKKREVQNAIITGIQLDILAEENKLIQPLQDIIAEDEGLYGIDEIMALSIVNVYGSIGLTNFGYIDKVKPGILKRLNSHVPGEIHTFLDDIVGAIAAAAASRLAHSDPTKSDITQ
- a CDS encoding DUF1450 domain-containing protein, producing the protein MKPIVEFCVNNVANGGQIVLDKLEADDLVEVVTYDCLNECVICAQDFFALAEGKLVRAKTTDDLIKGIYQSLEEEGWL
- a CDS encoding NAD(P)/FAD-dependent oxidoreductase, which codes for MEEFKLEHTKDVFDITIIGGGPVGMFAAFYGGMRNAKVKIIESLPKLGGQLSTLYPEKYIYDIAGFPEIKAQDLVHNLTKQMERFDTTICLEEEVLVVTKNQDKLFVLETDQGIHYSKAIIVTAGNGAFQPRKLEIEHARQFEGTSLHYFVDNMEQFKDRKVAVCGGGDSAVDWALMLEPIAKEVFLIHRRNQFRAHEHSVSLLAQSSVHLKTPFVPAKINGSGKSLTSITLKEVRGDGVEDLEVDNFLVNYGFSSSIGSIKDWGLEIDKNAIVVNSKMETTIEGIYAAGDICTYDGKIKLIAAGFGEAPTAINNAMSYINPDSRVQPMHSTSLF
- a CDS encoding divergent PAP2 family protein; translation: MSFLTNFPLISALTAICFSQVVKVPIAFLLKKKTTWALAASTGGMPSSHSASVTALIASLVIQHGWNSPLVAIAVTFGVIVMFDAMGVRRQSGEQGLVLNQLIIDLQNLKLKDQQAKESLRREQQKDKHIKEYLGHKPLEVLFGMVTGVCIAYFVHFLMSLFHVL
- a CDS encoding peptidylprolyl isomerase, which produces MTQFPQLTTEVAENEELVTLKTTMGDIKIKLFPEVAPKTVENFLGLAKKGYYDGVIFHRVIPDFMIQGGDPTGTGMGGESLWGDSFNDEFSKEVFNLNGALSMANAGPNTNGSQFFIVSNTNVPENMVSQLEGAGYPKEIIEAYSKNGGTPWLDFRHSVFGQVVDGMDVVYEIEKVKRGPQDKPVNGVRIESVEIA
- a CDS encoding ROK family protein, which encodes MNYGAIEAGGTKFVCAVSNEAFEIIERISIPTTTPEETLQQVFAFFDNYQLDAIGIGSFGPIDVNLKSSTYGYVTTTPKVAWTNYDFLGAVKERYQIPVGWTTDVNAAALGEIKKGAAIGTESCLYLTVGTGVGGGAVMNGKLLQGFGHPEMGHILVRLHPDETYKGTCPYHENCLEGLAAGPAIEARHGKKGHHLADEKHVWEMEAYYLAQALMNYTLILSPERIVLGGGVMKQEQLFPLVRQEFKKMLAGYVQVPPLDEYIVPPALGDNAGITGCLLLAADSL
- a CDS encoding MalY/PatB family protein translates to MESHFDEVINRLETNSIKWDTLEDRYGSTEVLPMWIADMDFKTPKVVLDALKNTLENCPVLGYTKAPDSLYEAIIDWQQQKHNMSLTREAILFSPGVVPSLALVVNAFTSPEDNVMIHDPVYPPFTSMITANQRKVLRSELTIKDNQFVMNFEEIEQQFKTKDVKLFILCNPHNPGGRVWSKDELIQLSELCYKYKVILVSDEIHGDLIFNPHRFTSVVTIDERYQDFVVTLTAATKTFNMAGTKNSMIYVYNEGLRNLLVQEQHKSEQSGINTFGYVATEAAYRLGDDWLADCLDYLEGNLALVVDFFATELPEVMVVKPQGTYLVWFNASSLGLEDQALTQHFVEVGKIGLNAGIDFGPAGSQFLRMNIATSRTTLVEGLKRIKYAFTH
- a CDS encoding CvfD/Ygs/GSP13 family RNA-binding post-transcriptional regulator — encoded protein: MNYKIGTIVKGKVTGIQPYGAFVSLDKETQGLVHISECKHGFVKNLNDVLQVGEEIEVMVIDVDEYTKKISLSMRSLEENVTFQYHHKKRKNRQDKAVKPGFQSIAKMLPKWIEEAKKDEKARNN
- a CDS encoding glucose-6-phosphate isomerase, coding for MPHIQFDYSKIDQFLQPHEVDYLQQQVTTADEMLRKGTGQGSDFLGWIDLPTAYDKEEFSRIKAAAKKIQSDSEILIVIGIGGSYLGAKAALDFLNHSFYNLIGKEDRKAPQIFFAGNSISSSYLHDLIEVIGDRDFSVNIISKSGTTTEPAIAFRVFKELLIKKYGAEEAKKRIYATTDKARGALKEEANAEGYESFIIPDDVGGRFSVLTPVGLLPIAASGADIDALMKGAADASVAYSSDKLEENEAYQYAAVRNALYRKGKVTELLINYEPSLQYFSEWWKQLFGESEGKDQKGIYPSSANFSTDLHSLGQYIQEGRRNIFETVIKVDKARHDIKIPVTESDLDGLGYLQGKEIDFVNTKAFQGTLLAHTDGEVPNLLVTIPETDAYTLGYLMYFFEIAVGISGYLNGVNPFDQPGVEAYKKNMFALLGKPGFEELAKELNERL
- a CDS encoding GNAT family N-acetyltransferase, producing MNTQLKLNKASMKEYTLITDLLIESAKWLKAKGSKQWNGILEGKDNHDTKSAIERGDVFYFTKGDALAGMCILWNKQSSWDQELWGVDKSDHYFYLHRLAINRHYSGQGIAMEILTEVEKYSKSKGKKEIRLDCIADNKVLNALYQNAGFNFFKTIYQHDAGEQIADFNLYKLDC